The following proteins come from a genomic window of Coffea arabica cultivar ET-39 chromosome 11c, Coffea Arabica ET-39 HiFi, whole genome shotgun sequence:
- the LOC113716360 gene encoding acidic endochitinase — MVSLKWLLSFLASSLLMVSLFQSSQAAGIAVYWGQNGGEGSLADTCASGNYQFVNVAFLSTFGGGRTPVLNLAGHCNPDAGTCTSLSDEIKACQNQNIKVLLSLGGGAGSYGLTSADDAGQVANYLWNTFLGGQSGSRPLGDAVLDGIDFDIETGTGQYWDDLARALSGFSSQKKVYLSAAPQCPFPDANLNTAISTGLFDYVWIQFYNNGQCQYGTNADSLIASWNQWTSVQSNQIFLGVPAAPGAANGGFIPSDVLISQVLPSIKSSPKYGGVMIWNKFFDNGYSSAIKGSI; from the coding sequence ATGGTGAGTTTAAAATGGCTATTGTCATTCTTGGCATCCTCACTGTTGATGGTATCCTTATTCCAGTCCTCACAAGCTGCTGGAATTGCCGTCTACTGGGGTCAAAACGGCGGTGAAGGAAGCTTGGCCGACACATGCGCCAGTGGAAACTATCAGTTTGTGAACGTGGCATTTCTGTCGACCTTTGGCGGTGGGAGAACACCAGTATTGAACTTAGCAGGCCACTGCAACCCCGACGCAGGCACCTGCACCTCCTTAAGTGATGAAATAAAAGCTTGCCAGaaccaaaacattaaagtgCTGCTTTCCCTTGGAGGTGGGGCTGGAAGCTATGGCCTTACTTCTGCCGATGATGCAGGACAAGTTGCCAATTACCTATGGAACACCTTCTTGGGCGGTCAATCAGGTTCCCGCCCGCTTGGAGATGCTGTTTTAGACGGTATAGACTTTGATATTGAAACCGGGACAGGCCAGTATTGGGACGATCTGGCCAGGGCGCTCTCTGGTTTCAGCTCGCAGAAAAAGGTGTACTTATCTGCGGCTCCACAATGTCCATTTCCTGATGCTAATCTAAACACGGCCATCAGCACTGGCCTTTTCGATTACGTCTGGATACAATTTTATAACAATGGACAGTGTCAGTATGGGACTAATGCTGATAGCTTGATAGCGAGTTGGAATCAATGGACTTCAGTTCAGTCCAATCAGATCTTCCTAGGTGTACCAGCAGCTCCAGGGGCTGCCAATGGAGGGTTTATTCCATCAGATGTGCTCATTTCTCAGGTTCTACCATCCATCAAGTCGTCACCCAAGTACGGAGGGGTCATGATCTGGAACAAATTTTTTGACAACGGATACAGTTCAGCTATCAAGGGTAGTATCTAA
- the LOC113716471 gene encoding cytosolic sulfotransferase 15-like, giving the protein MAITELNKSQSRNEAQGEQQQLSEECQELLNTLPKERGWRTQHLYLFQGFWCQPKEIQAIMSVQRNFIAQDSDVVLATIPKSGTTWLKAIAFTIMNRKNIPVQNDNHPLLTSNPHELVPFLEYKLYADNCIPDFSTIPCPRLLATHMPFSALPQSVKESGCRVVYLARNPFDTFVSIWHFMEKLRPESFGCLSFEEAFDMYCSGVVGFGPYWDHLLGYWNESLQRTQKVLFLKYEEMKEDTNSQLKKLAEFLGLPFSIEEEKGGVVDEISRLCSFQTLKDMEVNKNGKGAIFADSENKDLFRKGVVGDWINHMTPSMVDRLRNIMDKKLSGSNLSFQLL; this is encoded by the coding sequence atggccATCACCGAATTGAATAAAAGCCAGTCAAGGAATGAAGCACAAGGAGAGCAGCAGCAGCTCAGCGAAGAATGCCAGGAGTTGCTGAATACTCTTCCTAAAGAACGAGGATGGAGGACACAGCATCTCTATCTTTTCCAAGGATTTTGGTGCCAACCAAAAGAGATTCAGGCCATAATGTCTGTCCAGAGAAACTTCATAGCTCAAGACAGCGATGTTGTGCTTGCCACCATACCAAAATCTGGCACCACTTGGTTAAAAGCAATTGCTTTTACCATTATGAATCGAAAGAATATTCCTGTCCAAAATGACAATCATCCATTGCTCACCTCCAATCCGCATGAGCTCGTCCCTTTTCTTGAATATAAACTTTATGCGGACAACTGCATTCCAGATTTCTCGACGATTCCATGCCCGAGACTTTTGGCAACCCACATGCCCTTTTCTGCTTTGCCCCAGTCGGTCAAAGAATCTGGTTGTCGAGTGGTTTACCTTGCACGGAATCCATTTGACACATTTGTTTCCATATGGCATTTCATGGAGAAACTAAGACCGGAATCTTTTGGTTGCCTATCCTTTGAAGAAGCATTTGATATGTATTGCAGCGGAGTTGTAGGATTTGGTCCCTATTGGGACCATTTGCTGGGGTACTGGAATGAGAGTTTGCAAAGGACCCAAAAGGTGTTGTTTCTCAAGTATGAGGAAATGAAGGAAGATACTAATTCTCAGTTGAAGAAGTTGGCTGAGTTCTTAGGACTCCCTTTCtcaattgaagaagaaaaaggaggaGTTGTTGATGAGATATCAAGGCTGTGTAGCTTCCAAACCCTGAAAGATATGGAAGTGAACAAAAATGGAAAAGGGGCTATCTTTGCTGATTCTGAAAACAAGGATTTGTTTAGGAAAGGTGTGGTAGGAGACTGGATCAATCATATGACCCCATCGATGGTTGACCGGCTACGCAATATTATGGACAAAAAACTGAGTGGCTCAAATCTATCATTTCAACTGCTCTAA